The nucleotide window ATATGCGTTTAAAGTTGGCTTTTGCGTGGGAACTGGAGTATGGCGCCCATGGCCCTGTCTTTAAACGCTCCAATAAGATTAACGAGTGCTTGCCGTGCCACATGCTCTGTTCCTGCTCTTCTGCCTGAGCGCTGACACCTAAAACCCTGACCCACAGAAGAGGGCAACTGTTGTGTCTGCATGCGTATGCGTGACTGTCAGTACGCATGTTTTATCTATTAcacgttttataatttttttgcaagaGGTTTCAGATGCGGAATAGGTTTTGATGGATGATTACAAACTATAGACTTGGACGTAATGTGCACTGATAAACACTACATAATAAGTGTTTTAGGAAAGTAAATAGGGTCAATTTGATCAGTGATTTCACAAGTAAACAACAGTGATCTAACAGCGTTCAAAGAATCATGCCTCTTTGTTCGTTTCCTTCATTATTTGAAGGGAAAGGATGTATTCTTATACATTCATTCAAATTTGACACAGGTTTTCAATGACACTCAGACGCAGGACAAACAGGACAGAACATACACTAGTGTATTTGGCCTACATTGCTTAGCCAATCAACCTATACTGCTGGATAGCAAGCAGACGCAttgagaactgtgtgtgtgtgtgtgtgtgtgtgtgtgtgtgtgtgtgtgtgtgtgtgtgtgtgtgtgtgacactaaTCTGTTAATCTTGTTAAAGCCATTGCAGCCTGTGCCCCAACTTCCagcacataaaataaagaaaggacAACATGATAACCAACAGCTGTTGATTCTCACTGTTTGATTcgcccatcacacacacacacacacacgctcccaCTGAAATGCTCTTTGTTGGATGGTTTCTGTTCCAGTTTCTCTCAAACTAAATGTCATAAAGGTAGAGGAACTGAAATGTTAAGTAAAGGAATCATAGCTATTTTTGAAAAAGGTTGGTTTGACAACAACGCAACGAACAAACTACTATGCAGATTGAAAGTCTATCCCTTCCTTTTGATGTTGATCCTTAAATTATgactatatttcatttttaagattGGGAAATTGAATGAGAAAGGACAAAGTTGGGAACGCcctttgtttacacacacacaaatgggtTTGTATTGACATGACAGAAAAATCATTTTGAGTTCCACAAACAACCTTTTACTGAACGATTTACAAACAAACCATTGTTTCtcattataaataacattttcataacctgaagaacctttttccactttACAATCTTAAAAAAggtgtttttgcagtgatgccatagaacaGGGGTGTCCAAGCTAGTTCCTGGAGGACCACTGTCCTGCAGAATTTAACTCCAAATGTCTGAAACAGCAAATCAAAGTCAGCCAActcactagaaacttccaggcaagtgtGTTGAAGCTAAAATCTACAGGACGTTGGCCCTCAAAGAGCAGGAATGAACATAACACAAACCATTTTCGGTTTCGTAAACACCAAAAAGACTGTGTAGTTCAACAGTTCGACCAGCACCAAACCAACATACACCAGCCTGGACATTCTCACAGATCTAAGCTGATCTACTCAGCAGAAATATGTTGCTTCTGAGTCTTGCAGAACGGTCAAAAACAAGGCTCATAATGTTAGGTGACAAGGCGTATGAAGGGGGCCAGAATGATGGAATGACGGTGTGAGATGTTGAAGCTGTCGCATTTGTGATGACTATTCGCCTCATGCTTCTTTTCACCGATCCAGAACTCTAGCGTAGTCCTGCAAAGCGCAGCCTCCTTCGCTCTTCAGATCGGCAAAGACCTGCGTGAAGAAGTGTGGGTCTGCGTTGATGCGCAGCATCTTGGCACTGGTGATGTCAATAATGGCTAGGCAACGGTCCCAGAATGCCTCTTTAGCCGCTTCCACCAGGAAGGGCTTGAGCGGGTACGAGATCTCGTTCCCCATGTAGGAGTACGACAGGTACAGGCAGGTAAGAAGAATTGCTTGGAGATCATGCTCTGAAGACACCACGTCACCATCCACCACATCGCGGCACAGCATGTACACAAACACCACGTTGGCCGGCGTCACGAAGGCCTGGTCCTGCCAGCCCTGGAGCAAGAGTGAGCGGTCCACAGCGCGGAGCCACAAGACCGGATCGGCGGGGGAAAGGTGCTTGAGCCGATAGCAGCGGCTACACAGAAACTCGCCCAGGCAGCGGAGCAGCTCGCTGGTCGAGGCCTGGACGATCACACGCTTCGGTGAGGAGGTGCAGGTAGGTGCGATCTTCTTAACAGAGGAAATCTGCTGCGGTTTGCCGTATCCCACACCCAGCCCTACGCCCAGCCCCAGCCCCGCAGGACCATCATAGCTAGTGAGATTGGCGCAGGAGAGAGACTTCTTCACATTTTCACGGTTGAGGTGCAATACCGCATCCTTCTGGTAGATGTTATTGTTGTTGAGAGGAGCCCCGACGGCCCCTTGACCTCCAGGATAGGCTTTTTTGGACTCGCCCCGCTTTTTGGTGGAGGCCACCAGGCGTTTCCAGGTGAGAGCGGGGAGGAAGATGGAGTGGCCGCGTTTGAGGTTGCGGTCCTTTTGAGTGTTCAGCGAGCGGCTGCTCAGGCTCGGGTAATGGCTTAGAGAACTGGGCCGGTTCTCATAATAACCCGGTTTTCGAGGACCCGGAGAAAGCGACAGTACGGTACCCATGAGTCCACCGAGGTGTtgaagagaccagttgtgtgcgTTGATGTGGCTCAAAACTTAAGTGCGTGTGCCTCACTGTTTGAGATCTGGAAGGTCAAGACTGGGCTGATGAGGAGCATGGAAGAGTTCCTGAGAAGAGTGTATTTAGagcattataataaataagtgaCAACTTTAAATGATAGTTAATGAATGTAAATTCATAGAAATAGAGAGAAAAGCATCTGGCATGTATTGTTTTGGGTAACCcaaatgaacaaacaattaaaaccttttgcattatttatattgGTAATATCCATTTATAATTATACAGTACTAATtcttaaacttatttattcattcattcactcacatatgtatgtatttgttgccTTTAAGTACTATTTTGCTTAAGAGAAAAATATAtgaacacattttctttttatatttttgtcaagGATGCATGCTACTTGTAATTATTTAGCAACATgtaaaacaatgacaaatataTTAAAGATTATCTGTCACTATTTCACTCTGTTAAATAAGTCTGTTTGTCACATTTACCATGTTAACtcgaatagttcacccaaaaatgaaaattctgggtaACACTTACAATAAAGTTCTATTAGTCAATACTGGTTAATGCAAATTCAAATCCTGCCATCATTTATTCTGCGTCATATTGTTTCAAACCTTTCTTTTTATCTGTGGAACACTGAAAAAAGCTAAATACTGGCGTgttcaagtaaaaaaacaacaaaaaaaaacaacaaaaaaaaaaacataaatatgcataaaaatgtcATAAAGGTTTGAAAAAATGTTATATTCTGAGACTTCTAAAGTCATGCAATAGTTTCATGTgaaaaaaaggatttaaatatgtttaaatttaaacattcaGAATCTTAAAGAAATTTAATTCATGATACTTGTCCTTTGATATTCTCagtgtaattataatattttacggAGAATTAATATTTGAGTTGTGAATGATTCACTTTTGAGACTGTTCTTTCTAATGAAACAATGAATTCAATGACAAGTTCACAAAATTGTTCTGAATTATTTGTTCACACATCTAACTGATCCGTTCGACTCACTGACGACAGCTCATTGGAGgtgaatataaaaattatacagtgacttcaatttcagtctgttcAAATAGCTAGTTGTATATGAACTAAATTTGCTAATGTTTGCAActagatcattttattttatatttgtgtctGTTTTGAAGCTTGAAATACTGAGAGTCCACATTAATTTCAAATGCACTGAAAACAAAGTTTGAACCGCACAATATTAAAATtcctccacagaagaaagtcagagggtttggaacaaaatgaaagTGCTAAACCAAAATTTGCTTCCCAAATACTTGAAAATGTTCACCTTCTCACTCAAATAGtataatttttaatgaaaattgcatttaattataaaaacagaagcattttcacaattttttttttttttttttttttttttgcatagattAGTGCTGTAACAATTTTGTAGACATGGTATTATTTTACTCATTATGTCAACTGAGTTCCTTTAGAGACCAGGTCAAAATCTGACCCATTTAACTTAGACTAGAGGG belongs to Carassius auratus strain Wakin linkage group LG44F, ASM336829v1, whole genome shotgun sequence and includes:
- the LOC113068242 gene encoding cyclin-dependent kinase 5 activator 1-like, yielding MGTVLSLSPGPRKPGYYENRPSSLSHYPSLSSRSLNTQKDRNLKRGHSIFLPALTWKRLVASTKKRGESKKAYPGGQGAVGAPLNNNNIYQKDAVLHLNRENVKKSLSCANLTSYDGPAGLGLGVGLGVGYGKPQQISSVKKIAPTCTSSPKRVIVQASTSELLRCLGEFLCSRCYRLKHLSPADPVLWLRAVDRSLLLQGWQDQAFVTPANVVFVYMLCRDVVDGDVVSSEHDLQAILLTCLYLSYSYMGNEISYPLKPFLVEAAKEAFWDRCLAIIDITSAKMLRINADPHFFTQVFADLKSEGGCALQDYARVLDR